A single window of Methylacidimicrobium sp. AP8 DNA harbors:
- a CDS encoding methyltransferase domain-containing protein — protein sequence MAGAPTQETDPRDVFLAKVVGGRSFAEVGGLWGTVNERISVAHRLGAGSLTMIDAAPAGDLGWTAFEERMRKFGVPVVTCMSSDVIRLAEAPDPPLFDVVHCSGVLYHVPEPLRLLLALKRLTREHLVLTSVVARSEYPHAAGLLRVPEAACLFLPALEGAEKEAVGGHWKGLVGDGAVGLTKENRTWRVEDFGPWWWLPTPQALRALCQSAGFHLVEEGEFWEGNAWTLLLSARPTVP from the coding sequence ATGGCCGGCGCGCCAACCCAAGAGACCGATCCTCGAGACGTATTTTTGGCGAAGGTGGTGGGCGGCCGTTCGTTCGCGGAGGTCGGCGGCCTTTGGGGAACGGTCAACGAGAGGATTTCGGTGGCACACCGCCTTGGAGCGGGATCTCTGACGATGATTGACGCGGCCCCGGCGGGAGATCTCGGTTGGACGGCTTTCGAAGAACGAATGCGGAAGTTCGGGGTGCCGGTGGTCACCTGCATGAGCTCCGACGTCATTCGGCTCGCCGAGGCGCCCGATCCACCGCTCTTCGATGTGGTCCACTGCTCCGGGGTCTTGTATCATGTCCCGGAGCCGCTGCGGCTCTTGCTCGCGCTCAAGCGGCTCACTCGGGAGCATCTCGTCCTGACTTCTGTGGTTGCTCGCAGTGAATACCCCCATGCGGCGGGGCTCCTTCGCGTGCCGGAGGCGGCGTGTCTTTTCCTGCCTGCTCTGGAAGGGGCCGAAAAGGAGGCGGTTGGCGGCCACTGGAAAGGACTTGTCGGGGACGGGGCGGTGGGGTTGACGAAGGAGAATCGGACTTGGCGAGTCGAAGACTTTGGCCCCTGGTGGTGGCTTCCGACGCCCCAGGCACTGCGGGCGCTCTGTCAAAGCGCGGGTTTTCATCTGGTCGAGGAGGGCGAGTTCTGGGAAGGAAATGCCTGGACCCTGTTGCTCTCGGCTCGGCCCACGGTGCCATAG
- a CDS encoding glycosyltransferase, which yields MGFHPHLDRVAVFTLATPDRIAHARVMLASLARHNPGWVRHVFVVDRDGGPPAFTDGLAVQRSIEELGLPDLSSRFVWYEIFEATNSIKPFGFRRLFADGFDVVLYLDADIKVYSEFREVEEALSRHALVLTPHLTHPLPQDGLLPTDAIIRHSGSFNGGFLAMRDTQETRSFLEWWERTLAHDCLPPSCHDQAWLNYAPCFVAQSSILRHPGYNLAYWNLPHHPLSWEPGEVPRCAGGLPVRFFHFSGFDWRKPDILSRWDTRFRTRGIPPAVLALLEDYVCSLRSERVEQWSQAGSRLGLSGGYAIPSFLRDWLRQEPAFQAVARAGWQGGSIEEAVLEFLQLPDRTYPWLPIFLGRSLDSIPALRQTFPCESGFFLQDLATWFESVGRTGAGFGSLFPSHGWWTQEQGWEKHLRRAVERWLRHRRGLIRRRSRFRLARSLRNWLLGRSRDERRPRISVDEKPLIHVYGHFLKPLGLAEAARGTVRALQRLGYPHRVICAQAGHWAGEETSAIRFSLPTNRAQIDILHAQWYLMGDLLRWHPEILHRPKPRVAFWAWELLEAPPGAVEASAHVDEIWCPSEFNAAVFRQATGKTTRVAWHNLDLESMIRQADPSLGEELGLTGKCVFLTAADFLSDPERKNPLLALQAYTRAFPEPAEDRLLCLKLTDVEGDADYFARLRAETERRPDVRIYPSRIPRAKMFGLLLSSTALISLHSSEGFGLPIAEMLSLGKPVVATAYGGNMDYCTPENARLVGYRIVPIARDFRVYRKGALWAEPLWEEAVPHLQAIYQEWLQGDHRKIRLNAWINERSFAMYAENLRALERLLRPASIEIQSRTAPRGDSAPSRPVPVPEVPVP from the coding sequence ACCCCGGATGGGTGCGGCACGTCTTCGTCGTCGATCGAGACGGCGGGCCTCCGGCCTTCACCGACGGGCTTGCCGTGCAAAGATCGATCGAGGAGCTCGGCCTCCCCGACTTGTCCAGCCGCTTCGTATGGTACGAGATTTTCGAGGCAACCAACTCGATCAAGCCCTTCGGCTTCCGCCGGTTGTTCGCCGACGGTTTCGATGTCGTCCTCTACCTTGATGCCGACATTAAGGTCTATTCGGAATTTCGGGAGGTCGAGGAGGCTCTCTCCCGGCACGCCCTTGTGCTAACCCCGCATCTCACGCACCCTCTACCTCAAGACGGTCTTCTGCCGACCGACGCGATCATTCGTCATTCCGGCAGCTTTAACGGGGGCTTTCTCGCCATGCGGGATACACAAGAGACCCGTTCTTTCCTCGAATGGTGGGAGCGGACGCTCGCCCACGACTGCCTCCCGCCCAGTTGCCACGACCAAGCGTGGCTCAACTACGCCCCCTGTTTTGTTGCCCAGAGCTCGATCTTGCGTCATCCGGGATACAACCTCGCTTATTGGAACCTTCCCCATCACCCCCTTTCCTGGGAGCCAGGGGAGGTTCCCCGGTGCGCAGGAGGGCTACCCGTCCGCTTCTTTCATTTCAGCGGCTTCGACTGGCGGAAGCCGGACATCCTCTCCCGATGGGACACCCGATTCCGAACCCGGGGGATCCCTCCCGCCGTCTTGGCGCTCCTCGAGGATTATGTTTGCTCTTTGCGATCCGAAAGGGTGGAGCAATGGAGCCAAGCCGGCTCCCGCCTCGGGCTGAGCGGCGGCTATGCGATCCCCAGCTTTCTCCGCGATTGGCTGCGTCAAGAGCCGGCATTCCAGGCTGTCGCGCGAGCGGGCTGGCAAGGTGGCTCCATCGAGGAAGCTGTCTTGGAGTTCCTTCAGCTCCCGGACCGGACCTACCCCTGGCTGCCGATCTTTCTGGGCCGCTCTCTGGACTCGATCCCAGCGCTACGGCAGACTTTTCCGTGCGAATCGGGCTTCTTCCTCCAGGATCTGGCCACTTGGTTCGAGAGCGTGGGGCGGACCGGTGCCGGATTCGGTTCGCTTTTCCCTTCGCACGGCTGGTGGACCCAAGAGCAAGGATGGGAAAAACATCTGCGGCGGGCGGTGGAACGATGGCTCCGACACAGGCGGGGCCTCATCCGACGGCGATCCCGCTTCCGACTCGCGCGGAGCCTGCGCAACTGGCTCCTCGGGCGGAGCCGGGACGAGCGCCGACCTCGGATTTCCGTCGATGAAAAGCCCCTAATCCATGTGTATGGCCACTTTCTCAAGCCGCTCGGCCTCGCCGAGGCGGCTCGCGGCACGGTCCGGGCGCTGCAGCGCCTCGGCTATCCCCATCGTGTAATCTGCGCGCAGGCGGGCCACTGGGCTGGTGAAGAAACGTCAGCTATCCGATTTAGCCTTCCCACGAATCGAGCGCAGATCGACATCCTCCATGCCCAATGGTACCTGATGGGGGACCTGCTCCGATGGCATCCGGAAATCCTCCATCGGCCAAAGCCCCGCGTCGCCTTCTGGGCCTGGGAGCTTCTCGAAGCCCCGCCGGGCGCCGTGGAAGCATCGGCTCACGTGGACGAGATCTGGTGTCCGTCCGAATTCAATGCGGCGGTCTTCCGCCAAGCGACCGGCAAGACGACGCGGGTTGCTTGGCACAACCTCGACTTGGAGTCGATGATCCGGCAGGCGGACCCGTCGCTCGGGGAAGAACTCGGCCTTACGGGGAAATGTGTCTTCCTGACCGCCGCCGATTTCCTTTCCGATCCGGAGCGGAAGAATCCGCTTTTGGCCCTCCAGGCCTACACACGAGCCTTTCCTGAACCGGCGGAAGACCGGCTGCTTTGCCTGAAACTTACCGATGTCGAAGGAGACGCCGACTACTTCGCGCGGCTCCGTGCCGAAACGGAGCGACGACCCGACGTGCGGATCTACCCCTCCCGGATCCCAAGGGCCAAGATGTTCGGCCTGCTGCTCTCTTCGACGGCGCTCATTTCGCTTCATTCCAGCGAGGGTTTCGGCTTGCCGATCGCCGAGATGCTTTCTTTGGGAAAGCCTGTCGTAGCCACCGCCTACGGCGGGAACATGGACTATTGTACTCCCGAGAACGCGCGGCTCGTCGGCTACCGGATTGTCCCTATTGCTCGCGACTTCCGTGTCTATCGCAAGGGAGCTCTCTGGGCGGAGCCCCTTTGGGAGGAGGCTGTTCCCCATCTCCAGGCGATTTACCAGGAGTGGCTCCAGGGAGATCACCGAAAGATCCGCCTCAATGCATGGATCAACGAGCGAAGCTTTGCGATGTATGCGGAAAACCTGCGTGCGCTCGAGCGGCTGCTGCGGCCGGCATCCATCGAGATCCAGAGCCGAACTGCACCAAGAGGAGATTCCGCGCCAAGCAGACCGGTCCCCGTTCCCGAGGTTCCCGTCCCGTAA